In Aspergillus oryzae RIB40 DNA, chromosome 6, one genomic interval encodes:
- a CDS encoding glycosyltransferase family 2 protein (glycosyltransferases, probably involved in cell wall biogenesis), whose translation MISEYVGEIEELPPDPRIWSGKRYRKYLYHTAQAAIWTSTVYYPIRLLMILLEAQQSWPMWLMLAVEAIFGRLSYQDQRLTVAAGGEPERGPRKRLRLRGSHNLPRVDVLIPCCGEPVSVILDTVRAACTMDYPESQLRVLVLDDGASTQLRDAVSELHSKWPYLFYHTRGRQSGRVFAKAGNLNYALFTVQKDTPPEFCAILDADSIPKPDFLRATLPHLLLSPQTALVTTRQYFDNLPAGDPLSQSRLHFYTCQNAELDRCGRAIDAGSGAVFRRNAIIDVGGYPTFSFSEDWQLSLILRGMGYRTVQVQEPLQFGLVPTSLEGHIAQRNRWHIGHSQQLFTLRPLTSSSIPRHLQWSIACGGLAITLGLVGHVIGYGAVPWLLMSRSLIPASSSFLIKTQVILGLLHVSTMWAYGWLQTAHAGIRGSPFSQLENSWLAGDSLVPQRPLRRLLSRCLTPADFMMLPTLALFLGRTILNARHVVMSH comes from the exons ATGATTTCTGAATATGTCGGcgagatcgaagaacttccACCTGACCCGCGAATATGGTCTGGAAAGCGATACCGCAAGTATCTCTACCATACAGCCCAAGCGGCAATATGGACCTCCACTGTCTATTACCCCATTCGCTTACTTATGATTCTGCTGGAGGCTCAGCAATCCTGGCCAATGTGGTTAATGTTGGCTGTGGAAGCTATATTTGGTC GCTTGTCTTATCAAGATCAGCGCCTCACCGTTGCGGCCGGTGGGGAACCTGAGCGCGGGCCGCGAAAAAGGCTACGGCTTCGGGGCAGCCACAACCTGCCACGAGTCGATGTCTTGATCCCCTGCTGCGGCGAGCCAGTTAGTGTAATCTTGGACACCGTTCGCGCTGCCTGCACTATGGACTACCCAGAGTCTCAGCTACGAGTGCTTGTCCTTGACGATGGCGCTTCAACCCAGCTGCGTGATGCTGTCTCGGAGTTGCACTCTAAATGGCCTTATCTCTTCTATCACACACGCGGTAGGCAATCTGGCCGAGTGTTTGCCAAAGCCGGAAACCTGAACTATGCACTATTCACTGTTCAGAAAGATACTCCACCGGAGTTCTGTGCTATTCTGGATGCAGATTCTATCCCAAAGCCGGACTTTCTCAGAGCAACCCTTCCCCACTTGCTTCTAAGCCCCCAGACAGCGTTGGTTACTACCCGGCAATATTTTGACAACCTTCCTGCCGGGGACCCCCTCTCGCAATCTCGCCTTCATTTTTACACCTGCCAGAACGCCGAGCTAGACCGCTGTGGACGTGCGATTGATGCAGGGTCCGGGGCGGTGTTCCGGCGCAACGCAATCATTGATGTTGGTGGGTATCCTACCTTTTCATTCTCAGAAGATTGGCAGCTTTCCCTGATATTGCGGGGCATGGGATACCGTACTGTCCAAGTACAAGAGCCGCTGCAATTCGGGCTTGTTCCCACATCTCTCGAAGGGCACATTGCCCAGAGAAACCGATGGCACATTGGTCATTCCCAGCAACTGTTTACTTTACGGCCGCTGACCAGCAGTTCCATACCACGCCACCTTCAGTGGAGCATTGCATGCGGTGGCTTGGCCATCACTTTGGGATTGGTAGGCCATGTCATTGGATATGGTGCTGTTCCGTGGCTTTTAATGTCCCGGTCGCTGATCCCCGCCTCTTCGTCCTTCCTGATCAAGACTCAGGTAATTCTGGGCTTGCTTCATGTCTCTACCATGTGGGCGTATGGGTGGCTCCAGACTGCCCATGCGGGGATTCGAGGATCCCCATTTTCGCAGCTGGAAAACAGTTGGCTAGCTGGCG ACTCTCTTGTCCCACAACGCCCACTGCGGCGCTTGTTATCGCGTTGTCTGACACCGGCGGACTTCATGATGTTACCAACCCTTGCACTATT CCTTGGGAGGACTATTTTGAATGCTCGGCATGTTGTGATGTCACACTAG